In one window of Erythrolamprus reginae isolate rEryReg1 chromosome 1, rEryReg1.hap1, whole genome shotgun sequence DNA:
- the TRAK2 gene encoding trafficking kinesin-binding protein 2 isoform X1 translates to MNFNQSNSESITDVCPNEDLPEVELVSMLEEQLPQYKLHVDSLYLPVNDDWIQSRSSHSHGPGISSPVLAEEALHYMIAGTDRQEHVPTNCNDIEVITHLLAEKDRDLELAARIGQALLRRNHSLTEQNDVLEDQLGQAFDKIHQLQHELTKKDELLRVVSTASEESETDSSCSTPLRFNESFNLSQGLLQLDILQDKLRELEEENLLLRTKACHLKTETMTYEDKEHQLVTDCVKEIKETNAQIARMSEELMRKDEELIHYQEEISSLLSQIVDLQHKIKEHVIEKEELKLHLQASKDAQKQLTAELHEIQERNVECLGMLHESQEEVKGLRSKTSQAALLYRPQLCGAFPVESLAAEIEGTMRKVLSLDEESLGKQKVQQKRIFDTVKLANDMRDRSTSCPVSLSIPGSSRSSVVMTAKPFHSGLQHVERKGAQSLKDTTEDISNRESQKLSHPGIPSEDDVATALHKLNLRCQNYLSEKWFFEEEWKRKILLLADQKEELPGCSTPVENCLSLNSSSERFDFSGSSSSMRSLLPEKLQIVKPLEGSQTLFHWQQLAQPNLGTILDPRPGVVTKDFAPLSQEDVYYLSDLEEDEESDTGITFQVQPSSQEESKQAVPKSVPGIFLPPVKLAAVPHTAANPGKCLSSTNSTFTFTTCRILHPSDITQVTPSTLYSPLSSGSCSSTSSVITSSPPMLYKLSTGEFLTNRRDSTTTFSSTRSLAKLLQEQGISATVYNSPVQLKAPLLPHSKIPPVPSTPPNSPLHSPCPSPHPFESRACVSENFLASRPAETLLHELYGQKLSNPSDAGQLKMNLVERLKKLGIARAVKQPEAGSCRKSQRENSCLQRQGSGVYVSAGSNLMGGLRRNHSLPVLIGALAGPVSASSTTMGVLKED, encoded by the exons ATGAATTTCAACCAAAGCAATTCAGAGAGCATCACTG ATGTTTGCCCTAATGAAGACCTTCCTGAAGTAGAACTAGTGAGCATGCTAGAAGAACAGCTGCCTCAGTACAAATTACACGTGGATTCTTTATATCTTCCTGTAAATGATGATTGGATACAATCAAGAAGTTCTCACAGTCATGGTCCTGGAATTTCTTCTCCTGTTCTTGCTGAGGAGGCACTCCATTATATGA ttgCTGGCACAGATAGACAAGAGCATGTACCCACAAATTGCAATGATATTGAAGTAATCACTCATCTATTGGCTGAG AAAGATCGAGATCTAGAACTTGCAGCACGGATTGGACAAGCCCTTCTTAGACGAAACCATAGCCTAACTGAGCAAAATGATGTTCTGGAAGATCAGTTGGGTCAAGCCTTTGACAAA ATTCATCAGCTACAACACGAACTAACAAAAAAAGATGAACTGCTTCGTGTGGTTTCCACTGCTTCTGAAGAAAGTGAAACTGACTCTAGCTGTTCCACACCCCTTCGCTTCAATGAGTCCTTCAACTTGTCACAAGGTTTATTACAGTTGGATATCTTACAGGATAAACTCAGGGAACTGGAAGAGGAAAACCTATTACTTCGAACAAAG GCATGCCATTTGAAGACTGAAACCATGACATATGAAGATAAGGAGCATCAGCTAGTTACTGACTGTGTTAAAGAAATAA AGGAAACAAATGCTCAGATTGCAAGAATGAGTGAAGAACTGATGAGGAAGGATGAAGAGCTGATTCACTACCAGGAGGAAATCTCATCCCTTTTATCTCAGATTGTTGATCTTCAGCATAAGATCAAAGAG CATGTAATTGAAAAAGAAGAATTGAAGCTGCATCTACAAGCTTCTAAAGATGCCCAGAAACAGCTGACAGCAGAG CTACATGAGATCCAGGAGCGGAATGTGGAATGTCTGGGGATGCTGCATGAGTCCCAAGAAGAAGTGAAAGGATTGCGCAGTAAAACTAGCCAAGCTGCCCTTCTCTATCGACCCCAGTTGTGTGGAGCATTTCCTGTG GAATCTCTGGCAGCAGAAATTGAGGGAACAATGCGGAAAGTGCTAAGTTTGGATGAGGAATCATTGGGTAAACAAAA gGTCCAACAGAAACGTATATTTGATACTGTCAAACTTGCTAATGATATGCGTGACCGTTCTACTTCGTGTCCTGTTTCACTGTCCATTCCAGGATCCAGTCGTTCAAGTGTTGTCATGACAGCAAAGCCTTTTCATTCTGGCTTGCAACATGTGGAAAGAAAAGGAGCTCAATCTCTAAAGGACACCACAGAGGATATTTCCAA TAGGGAATCTCAGAAGCTGAGCCATCCAGGTATACCTTCAGAAGATGATGTAGCCACTGCTTTACATAAACTTAATCTCCGTTGTCAGAATTACCTGAGTGAAAAATGGTTTTTCGAAGAAGAATGGAAGCGTAAGATACTTTTGCTGGCTGACCAGAAGGAAGAACTCCCTGGCTGTAGCACACCGGTAGAGAACTGCCTTTCTTTGAACAGCAGTTCAGAACGTTTTGATTTCTCTGGATCTTCTAGCAGCATGCGGTCTCTTCTCCCAGAGAAGTTGCAAATTGTCAAACCCCTTGAAG GCTCTCAGACCCTGTTTCATTGGCAACAGCTGGCTCAACCCAACCTAGGTACTATTCTTGACCCTCGCCCTGGTGTTGTCACAAAAGATTTTGCACCACTGTCTCAGGAGGATGTTTATTACCTTTCTGATttggaagaagatgaagaaagcGATACAGGTATAACCTTCCAAGTGCAGCCCTCTTCACAGGAGGAAAGTAAACAGGCAGTGCCAAAATCAGTGCCAGGAATTTTCCTCCCACCTGTTAAATTAGCAGCAGTTCCTCATACAG CTGCCAATCCGGGAAAATGTCTTTCTTCTACAAACTCTACATTTACTTTTACTACTTGTAGAATACTTCACCCATCTGATATTACACAGGTTACACCCAG TACTTTGTATTCTCCTTTGAGTTCCGGAAGTTGTAGCAGTACAAGCAGTGTAATTACAAGCTCTCCACCGATGTTATATAAGCTTAGTACGGGAGAATTCCTTACTAACAGAAGAGATTCAACTACCACTTTCAGTAGTACTAGAAGTTTAGCAAAACTTTTGCAAGAACAAGGCATCTCAGCCACAGTTTACAACAGTCCAGTCCAACTTAAAGCACCACTGCTTCCTCATTCCAAGATACCTCCTGTACCCTCAACACCTCCAAATTCTCCTTTGCATTCCCCTTGTCCTTCTCCTCACCCTTTTGAGTCTCGAGCATGTGTGTCTGAAAATTTTTTGGCCTCTCGACCGGCTGAAACATTATTACATGAGCTATATGGACAAAAACTCTCAAATCCTTCTGATGCAGGACAGCTGAAGATGAATCTGGTAGAGAGACTAAAGAAATTGGGGATTGCTAGAGCTGTCAAACAGCCTGAGGCAGGAAGTTGCAGAAAGAGTCAGAGGGAAAATAGCTGTCTCCAAAGACAAGGCTCAGGAGTTTATGTTAGTGCAGGCAGCAATTTGATGGGGGGCTTGAGAAGAAATCACAGTCTTCCAGTCTTGATTGGAGCACTTGCAGGCCCAGTCAGCGCATCCTCCACAACAATGGGGGTCTTGAAAGAGGATTGA
- the TRAK2 gene encoding trafficking kinesin-binding protein 2 isoform X4, with amino-acid sequence MNMALDKRDMKQNEELLMGFTLQVAGTDRQEHVPTNCNDIEVITHLLAEKDRDLELAARIGQALLRRNHSLTEQNDVLEDQLGQAFDKIHQLQHELTKKDELLRVVSTASEESETDSSCSTPLRFNESFNLSQGLLQLDILQDKLRELEEENLLLRTKACHLKTETMTYEDKEHQLVTDCVKEIKETNAQIARMSEELMRKDEELIHYQEEISSLLSQIVDLQHKIKEHVIEKEELKLHLQASKDAQKQLTAELHEIQERNVECLGMLHESQEEVKGLRSKTSQAALLYRPQLCGAFPVESLAAEIEGTMRKVLSLDEESLGKQKVQQKRIFDTVKLANDMRDRSTSCPVSLSIPGSSRSSVVMTAKPFHSGLQHVERKGAQSLKDTTEDISKESQKLSHPGIPSEDDVATALHKLNLRCQNYLSEKWFFEEEWKRKILLLADQKEELPGCSTPVENCLSLNSSSERFDFSGSSSSMRSLLPEKLQIVKPLEGSQTLFHWQQLAQPNLGTILDPRPGVVTKDFAPLSQEDVYYLSDLEEDEESDTGITFQVQPSSQEESKQAVPKSVPGIFLPPVKLAAVPHTAANPGKCLSSTNSTFTFTTCRILHPSDITQVTPSTLYSPLSSGSCSSTSSVITSSPPMLYKLSTGEFLTNRRDSTTTFSSTRSLAKLLQEQGISATVYNSPVQLKAPLLPHSKIPPVPSTPPNSPLHSPCPSPHPFESRACVSENFLASRPAETLLHELYGQKLSNPSDAGQLKMNLVERLKKLGIARAVKQPEAGSCRKSQRENSCLQRQGSGVYVSAGSNLMGGLRRNHSLPVLIGALAGPVSASSTTMGVLKED; translated from the exons ATGAATATGGCCCTAGATAAAAGGGATATGAAGCAAAATGAAGAGCTTCTCATGGGTTTCACTCTACAAG ttgCTGGCACAGATAGACAAGAGCATGTACCCACAAATTGCAATGATATTGAAGTAATCACTCATCTATTGGCTGAG AAAGATCGAGATCTAGAACTTGCAGCACGGATTGGACAAGCCCTTCTTAGACGAAACCATAGCCTAACTGAGCAAAATGATGTTCTGGAAGATCAGTTGGGTCAAGCCTTTGACAAA ATTCATCAGCTACAACACGAACTAACAAAAAAAGATGAACTGCTTCGTGTGGTTTCCACTGCTTCTGAAGAAAGTGAAACTGACTCTAGCTGTTCCACACCCCTTCGCTTCAATGAGTCCTTCAACTTGTCACAAGGTTTATTACAGTTGGATATCTTACAGGATAAACTCAGGGAACTGGAAGAGGAAAACCTATTACTTCGAACAAAG GCATGCCATTTGAAGACTGAAACCATGACATATGAAGATAAGGAGCATCAGCTAGTTACTGACTGTGTTAAAGAAATAA AGGAAACAAATGCTCAGATTGCAAGAATGAGTGAAGAACTGATGAGGAAGGATGAAGAGCTGATTCACTACCAGGAGGAAATCTCATCCCTTTTATCTCAGATTGTTGATCTTCAGCATAAGATCAAAGAG CATGTAATTGAAAAAGAAGAATTGAAGCTGCATCTACAAGCTTCTAAAGATGCCCAGAAACAGCTGACAGCAGAG CTACATGAGATCCAGGAGCGGAATGTGGAATGTCTGGGGATGCTGCATGAGTCCCAAGAAGAAGTGAAAGGATTGCGCAGTAAAACTAGCCAAGCTGCCCTTCTCTATCGACCCCAGTTGTGTGGAGCATTTCCTGTG GAATCTCTGGCAGCAGAAATTGAGGGAACAATGCGGAAAGTGCTAAGTTTGGATGAGGAATCATTGGGTAAACAAAA gGTCCAACAGAAACGTATATTTGATACTGTCAAACTTGCTAATGATATGCGTGACCGTTCTACTTCGTGTCCTGTTTCACTGTCCATTCCAGGATCCAGTCGTTCAAGTGTTGTCATGACAGCAAAGCCTTTTCATTCTGGCTTGCAACATGTGGAAAGAAAAGGAGCTCAATCTCTAAAGGACACCACAGAGGATATTTCCAA GGAATCTCAGAAGCTGAGCCATCCAGGTATACCTTCAGAAGATGATGTAGCCACTGCTTTACATAAACTTAATCTCCGTTGTCAGAATTACCTGAGTGAAAAATGGTTTTTCGAAGAAGAATGGAAGCGTAAGATACTTTTGCTGGCTGACCAGAAGGAAGAACTCCCTGGCTGTAGCACACCGGTAGAGAACTGCCTTTCTTTGAACAGCAGTTCAGAACGTTTTGATTTCTCTGGATCTTCTAGCAGCATGCGGTCTCTTCTCCCAGAGAAGTTGCAAATTGTCAAACCCCTTGAAG GCTCTCAGACCCTGTTTCATTGGCAACAGCTGGCTCAACCCAACCTAGGTACTATTCTTGACCCTCGCCCTGGTGTTGTCACAAAAGATTTTGCACCACTGTCTCAGGAGGATGTTTATTACCTTTCTGATttggaagaagatgaagaaagcGATACAGGTATAACCTTCCAAGTGCAGCCCTCTTCACAGGAGGAAAGTAAACAGGCAGTGCCAAAATCAGTGCCAGGAATTTTCCTCCCACCTGTTAAATTAGCAGCAGTTCCTCATACAG CTGCCAATCCGGGAAAATGTCTTTCTTCTACAAACTCTACATTTACTTTTACTACTTGTAGAATACTTCACCCATCTGATATTACACAGGTTACACCCAG TACTTTGTATTCTCCTTTGAGTTCCGGAAGTTGTAGCAGTACAAGCAGTGTAATTACAAGCTCTCCACCGATGTTATATAAGCTTAGTACGGGAGAATTCCTTACTAACAGAAGAGATTCAACTACCACTTTCAGTAGTACTAGAAGTTTAGCAAAACTTTTGCAAGAACAAGGCATCTCAGCCACAGTTTACAACAGTCCAGTCCAACTTAAAGCACCACTGCTTCCTCATTCCAAGATACCTCCTGTACCCTCAACACCTCCAAATTCTCCTTTGCATTCCCCTTGTCCTTCTCCTCACCCTTTTGAGTCTCGAGCATGTGTGTCTGAAAATTTTTTGGCCTCTCGACCGGCTGAAACATTATTACATGAGCTATATGGACAAAAACTCTCAAATCCTTCTGATGCAGGACAGCTGAAGATGAATCTGGTAGAGAGACTAAAGAAATTGGGGATTGCTAGAGCTGTCAAACAGCCTGAGGCAGGAAGTTGCAGAAAGAGTCAGAGGGAAAATAGCTGTCTCCAAAGACAAGGCTCAGGAGTTTATGTTAGTGCAGGCAGCAATTTGATGGGGGGCTTGAGAAGAAATCACAGTCTTCCAGTCTTGATTGGAGCACTTGCAGGCCCAGTCAGCGCATCCTCCACAACAATGGGGGTCTTGAAAGAGGATTGA
- the TRAK2 gene encoding trafficking kinesin-binding protein 2 isoform X2 has product MNFNQSNSESITDVCPNEDLPEVELVSMLEEQLPQYKLHVDSLYLPVNDDWIQSRSSHSHGPGISSPVLAEEALHYMIAGTDRQEHVPTNCNDIEVITHLLAEKDRDLELAARIGQALLRRNHSLTEQNDVLEDQLGQAFDKIHQLQHELTKKDELLRVVSTASEESETDSSCSTPLRFNESFNLSQGLLQLDILQDKLRELEEENLLLRTKACHLKTETMTYEDKEHQLVTDCVKEIKETNAQIARMSEELMRKDEELIHYQEEISSLLSQIVDLQHKIKEHVIEKEELKLHLQASKDAQKQLTAELHEIQERNVECLGMLHESQEEVKGLRSKTSQAALLYRPQLCGAFPVESLAAEIEGTMRKVLSLDEESLGKQKVQQKRIFDTVKLANDMRDRSTSCPVSLSIPGSSRSSVVMTAKPFHSGLQHVERKGAQSLKDTTEDISKESQKLSHPGIPSEDDVATALHKLNLRCQNYLSEKWFFEEEWKRKILLLADQKEELPGCSTPVENCLSLNSSSERFDFSGSSSSMRSLLPEKLQIVKPLEGSQTLFHWQQLAQPNLGTILDPRPGVVTKDFAPLSQEDVYYLSDLEEDEESDTGITFQVQPSSQEESKQAVPKSVPGIFLPPVKLAAVPHTAANPGKCLSSTNSTFTFTTCRILHPSDITQVTPSTLYSPLSSGSCSSTSSVITSSPPMLYKLSTGEFLTNRRDSTTTFSSTRSLAKLLQEQGISATVYNSPVQLKAPLLPHSKIPPVPSTPPNSPLHSPCPSPHPFESRACVSENFLASRPAETLLHELYGQKLSNPSDAGQLKMNLVERLKKLGIARAVKQPEAGSCRKSQRENSCLQRQGSGVYVSAGSNLMGGLRRNHSLPVLIGALAGPVSASSTTMGVLKED; this is encoded by the exons ATGAATTTCAACCAAAGCAATTCAGAGAGCATCACTG ATGTTTGCCCTAATGAAGACCTTCCTGAAGTAGAACTAGTGAGCATGCTAGAAGAACAGCTGCCTCAGTACAAATTACACGTGGATTCTTTATATCTTCCTGTAAATGATGATTGGATACAATCAAGAAGTTCTCACAGTCATGGTCCTGGAATTTCTTCTCCTGTTCTTGCTGAGGAGGCACTCCATTATATGA ttgCTGGCACAGATAGACAAGAGCATGTACCCACAAATTGCAATGATATTGAAGTAATCACTCATCTATTGGCTGAG AAAGATCGAGATCTAGAACTTGCAGCACGGATTGGACAAGCCCTTCTTAGACGAAACCATAGCCTAACTGAGCAAAATGATGTTCTGGAAGATCAGTTGGGTCAAGCCTTTGACAAA ATTCATCAGCTACAACACGAACTAACAAAAAAAGATGAACTGCTTCGTGTGGTTTCCACTGCTTCTGAAGAAAGTGAAACTGACTCTAGCTGTTCCACACCCCTTCGCTTCAATGAGTCCTTCAACTTGTCACAAGGTTTATTACAGTTGGATATCTTACAGGATAAACTCAGGGAACTGGAAGAGGAAAACCTATTACTTCGAACAAAG GCATGCCATTTGAAGACTGAAACCATGACATATGAAGATAAGGAGCATCAGCTAGTTACTGACTGTGTTAAAGAAATAA AGGAAACAAATGCTCAGATTGCAAGAATGAGTGAAGAACTGATGAGGAAGGATGAAGAGCTGATTCACTACCAGGAGGAAATCTCATCCCTTTTATCTCAGATTGTTGATCTTCAGCATAAGATCAAAGAG CATGTAATTGAAAAAGAAGAATTGAAGCTGCATCTACAAGCTTCTAAAGATGCCCAGAAACAGCTGACAGCAGAG CTACATGAGATCCAGGAGCGGAATGTGGAATGTCTGGGGATGCTGCATGAGTCCCAAGAAGAAGTGAAAGGATTGCGCAGTAAAACTAGCCAAGCTGCCCTTCTCTATCGACCCCAGTTGTGTGGAGCATTTCCTGTG GAATCTCTGGCAGCAGAAATTGAGGGAACAATGCGGAAAGTGCTAAGTTTGGATGAGGAATCATTGGGTAAACAAAA gGTCCAACAGAAACGTATATTTGATACTGTCAAACTTGCTAATGATATGCGTGACCGTTCTACTTCGTGTCCTGTTTCACTGTCCATTCCAGGATCCAGTCGTTCAAGTGTTGTCATGACAGCAAAGCCTTTTCATTCTGGCTTGCAACATGTGGAAAGAAAAGGAGCTCAATCTCTAAAGGACACCACAGAGGATATTTCCAA GGAATCTCAGAAGCTGAGCCATCCAGGTATACCTTCAGAAGATGATGTAGCCACTGCTTTACATAAACTTAATCTCCGTTGTCAGAATTACCTGAGTGAAAAATGGTTTTTCGAAGAAGAATGGAAGCGTAAGATACTTTTGCTGGCTGACCAGAAGGAAGAACTCCCTGGCTGTAGCACACCGGTAGAGAACTGCCTTTCTTTGAACAGCAGTTCAGAACGTTTTGATTTCTCTGGATCTTCTAGCAGCATGCGGTCTCTTCTCCCAGAGAAGTTGCAAATTGTCAAACCCCTTGAAG GCTCTCAGACCCTGTTTCATTGGCAACAGCTGGCTCAACCCAACCTAGGTACTATTCTTGACCCTCGCCCTGGTGTTGTCACAAAAGATTTTGCACCACTGTCTCAGGAGGATGTTTATTACCTTTCTGATttggaagaagatgaagaaagcGATACAGGTATAACCTTCCAAGTGCAGCCCTCTTCACAGGAGGAAAGTAAACAGGCAGTGCCAAAATCAGTGCCAGGAATTTTCCTCCCACCTGTTAAATTAGCAGCAGTTCCTCATACAG CTGCCAATCCGGGAAAATGTCTTTCTTCTACAAACTCTACATTTACTTTTACTACTTGTAGAATACTTCACCCATCTGATATTACACAGGTTACACCCAG TACTTTGTATTCTCCTTTGAGTTCCGGAAGTTGTAGCAGTACAAGCAGTGTAATTACAAGCTCTCCACCGATGTTATATAAGCTTAGTACGGGAGAATTCCTTACTAACAGAAGAGATTCAACTACCACTTTCAGTAGTACTAGAAGTTTAGCAAAACTTTTGCAAGAACAAGGCATCTCAGCCACAGTTTACAACAGTCCAGTCCAACTTAAAGCACCACTGCTTCCTCATTCCAAGATACCTCCTGTACCCTCAACACCTCCAAATTCTCCTTTGCATTCCCCTTGTCCTTCTCCTCACCCTTTTGAGTCTCGAGCATGTGTGTCTGAAAATTTTTTGGCCTCTCGACCGGCTGAAACATTATTACATGAGCTATATGGACAAAAACTCTCAAATCCTTCTGATGCAGGACAGCTGAAGATGAATCTGGTAGAGAGACTAAAGAAATTGGGGATTGCTAGAGCTGTCAAACAGCCTGAGGCAGGAAGTTGCAGAAAGAGTCAGAGGGAAAATAGCTGTCTCCAAAGACAAGGCTCAGGAGTTTATGTTAGTGCAGGCAGCAATTTGATGGGGGGCTTGAGAAGAAATCACAGTCTTCCAGTCTTGATTGGAGCACTTGCAGGCCCAGTCAGCGCATCCTCCACAACAATGGGGGTCTTGAAAGAGGATTGA
- the TRAK2 gene encoding trafficking kinesin-binding protein 2 isoform X3, with translation MNMALDKRDMKQNEELLMGFTLQVAGTDRQEHVPTNCNDIEVITHLLAEKDRDLELAARIGQALLRRNHSLTEQNDVLEDQLGQAFDKIHQLQHELTKKDELLRVVSTASEESETDSSCSTPLRFNESFNLSQGLLQLDILQDKLRELEEENLLLRTKACHLKTETMTYEDKEHQLVTDCVKEIKETNAQIARMSEELMRKDEELIHYQEEISSLLSQIVDLQHKIKEHVIEKEELKLHLQASKDAQKQLTAELHEIQERNVECLGMLHESQEEVKGLRSKTSQAALLYRPQLCGAFPVESLAAEIEGTMRKVLSLDEESLGKQKVQQKRIFDTVKLANDMRDRSTSCPVSLSIPGSSRSSVVMTAKPFHSGLQHVERKGAQSLKDTTEDISNRESQKLSHPGIPSEDDVATALHKLNLRCQNYLSEKWFFEEEWKRKILLLADQKEELPGCSTPVENCLSLNSSSERFDFSGSSSSMRSLLPEKLQIVKPLEGSQTLFHWQQLAQPNLGTILDPRPGVVTKDFAPLSQEDVYYLSDLEEDEESDTGITFQVQPSSQEESKQAVPKSVPGIFLPPVKLAAVPHTAANPGKCLSSTNSTFTFTTCRILHPSDITQVTPSTLYSPLSSGSCSSTSSVITSSPPMLYKLSTGEFLTNRRDSTTTFSSTRSLAKLLQEQGISATVYNSPVQLKAPLLPHSKIPPVPSTPPNSPLHSPCPSPHPFESRACVSENFLASRPAETLLHELYGQKLSNPSDAGQLKMNLVERLKKLGIARAVKQPEAGSCRKSQRENSCLQRQGSGVYVSAGSNLMGGLRRNHSLPVLIGALAGPVSASSTTMGVLKED, from the exons ATGAATATGGCCCTAGATAAAAGGGATATGAAGCAAAATGAAGAGCTTCTCATGGGTTTCACTCTACAAG ttgCTGGCACAGATAGACAAGAGCATGTACCCACAAATTGCAATGATATTGAAGTAATCACTCATCTATTGGCTGAG AAAGATCGAGATCTAGAACTTGCAGCACGGATTGGACAAGCCCTTCTTAGACGAAACCATAGCCTAACTGAGCAAAATGATGTTCTGGAAGATCAGTTGGGTCAAGCCTTTGACAAA ATTCATCAGCTACAACACGAACTAACAAAAAAAGATGAACTGCTTCGTGTGGTTTCCACTGCTTCTGAAGAAAGTGAAACTGACTCTAGCTGTTCCACACCCCTTCGCTTCAATGAGTCCTTCAACTTGTCACAAGGTTTATTACAGTTGGATATCTTACAGGATAAACTCAGGGAACTGGAAGAGGAAAACCTATTACTTCGAACAAAG GCATGCCATTTGAAGACTGAAACCATGACATATGAAGATAAGGAGCATCAGCTAGTTACTGACTGTGTTAAAGAAATAA AGGAAACAAATGCTCAGATTGCAAGAATGAGTGAAGAACTGATGAGGAAGGATGAAGAGCTGATTCACTACCAGGAGGAAATCTCATCCCTTTTATCTCAGATTGTTGATCTTCAGCATAAGATCAAAGAG CATGTAATTGAAAAAGAAGAATTGAAGCTGCATCTACAAGCTTCTAAAGATGCCCAGAAACAGCTGACAGCAGAG CTACATGAGATCCAGGAGCGGAATGTGGAATGTCTGGGGATGCTGCATGAGTCCCAAGAAGAAGTGAAAGGATTGCGCAGTAAAACTAGCCAAGCTGCCCTTCTCTATCGACCCCAGTTGTGTGGAGCATTTCCTGTG GAATCTCTGGCAGCAGAAATTGAGGGAACAATGCGGAAAGTGCTAAGTTTGGATGAGGAATCATTGGGTAAACAAAA gGTCCAACAGAAACGTATATTTGATACTGTCAAACTTGCTAATGATATGCGTGACCGTTCTACTTCGTGTCCTGTTTCACTGTCCATTCCAGGATCCAGTCGTTCAAGTGTTGTCATGACAGCAAAGCCTTTTCATTCTGGCTTGCAACATGTGGAAAGAAAAGGAGCTCAATCTCTAAAGGACACCACAGAGGATATTTCCAA TAGGGAATCTCAGAAGCTGAGCCATCCAGGTATACCTTCAGAAGATGATGTAGCCACTGCTTTACATAAACTTAATCTCCGTTGTCAGAATTACCTGAGTGAAAAATGGTTTTTCGAAGAAGAATGGAAGCGTAAGATACTTTTGCTGGCTGACCAGAAGGAAGAACTCCCTGGCTGTAGCACACCGGTAGAGAACTGCCTTTCTTTGAACAGCAGTTCAGAACGTTTTGATTTCTCTGGATCTTCTAGCAGCATGCGGTCTCTTCTCCCAGAGAAGTTGCAAATTGTCAAACCCCTTGAAG GCTCTCAGACCCTGTTTCATTGGCAACAGCTGGCTCAACCCAACCTAGGTACTATTCTTGACCCTCGCCCTGGTGTTGTCACAAAAGATTTTGCACCACTGTCTCAGGAGGATGTTTATTACCTTTCTGATttggaagaagatgaagaaagcGATACAGGTATAACCTTCCAAGTGCAGCCCTCTTCACAGGAGGAAAGTAAACAGGCAGTGCCAAAATCAGTGCCAGGAATTTTCCTCCCACCTGTTAAATTAGCAGCAGTTCCTCATACAG CTGCCAATCCGGGAAAATGTCTTTCTTCTACAAACTCTACATTTACTTTTACTACTTGTAGAATACTTCACCCATCTGATATTACACAGGTTACACCCAG TACTTTGTATTCTCCTTTGAGTTCCGGAAGTTGTAGCAGTACAAGCAGTGTAATTACAAGCTCTCCACCGATGTTATATAAGCTTAGTACGGGAGAATTCCTTACTAACAGAAGAGATTCAACTACCACTTTCAGTAGTACTAGAAGTTTAGCAAAACTTTTGCAAGAACAAGGCATCTCAGCCACAGTTTACAACAGTCCAGTCCAACTTAAAGCACCACTGCTTCCTCATTCCAAGATACCTCCTGTACCCTCAACACCTCCAAATTCTCCTTTGCATTCCCCTTGTCCTTCTCCTCACCCTTTTGAGTCTCGAGCATGTGTGTCTGAAAATTTTTTGGCCTCTCGACCGGCTGAAACATTATTACATGAGCTATATGGACAAAAACTCTCAAATCCTTCTGATGCAGGACAGCTGAAGATGAATCTGGTAGAGAGACTAAAGAAATTGGGGATTGCTAGAGCTGTCAAACAGCCTGAGGCAGGAAGTTGCAGAAAGAGTCAGAGGGAAAATAGCTGTCTCCAAAGACAAGGCTCAGGAGTTTATGTTAGTGCAGGCAGCAATTTGATGGGGGGCTTGAGAAGAAATCACAGTCTTCCAGTCTTGATTGGAGCACTTGCAGGCCCAGTCAGCGCATCCTCCACAACAATGGGGGTCTTGAAAGAGGATTGA